Proteins co-encoded in one Theileria equi strain WA chromosome 3, complete sequence genomic window:
- a CDS encoding hypothetical protein (encoded by transcript BEWA_008150A), with the protein MAEDVMFFHFHNLQDDFIKYYQSTNKYRIDQVKLSRLSILFGASALYRRIQSIFPNEEPQKIVICAHLKHSKIHDFYIIAASLIYGYPLFHSNWHRDGDESLSYKIQVAKCRLVILDDDMSSEWMIPDVKYIKISDIYTQSIYNKSLSLCNYLSLVDSLGKEKSDSRIQVMLANQTKHVSEINMDDLLMISFTEGKLNRKPKARLITYGEMFEQFKELESLNMWTKDEMLVIFITNPTYDWITSTVLYYSLYRPNVYVHFLQRYMTTYWKILWEANEHSKNLFLQLGKSYKVLNFLYPRQLEALFTLEEVANECLLFMESTSELAKNRISEGLSTKMYTTPDFSKTLESSGNISDMGSSLLEKSRTSAMDPLMKNDVYRSPLLDTRISGSSIRNEPSGTSYSRNQSSPQFERTKNSKSVLYIPKLHLKFSELRSVLSDKNVHFFLSGTHTEYSLCEMFFRMFGGKMPVTLFGSNEITPIITLSIPSFGTINAIKHYKKGVSNTYAGKNYIGHYIGTPIHKDFGVSVVKSIDPKDPQYMSKCSEGEPGFIVCKLRRRNQILLNDDFTHIVTTDGTYLGLDDIGFYYKSQDGEEHFYWTHTLNASITRDLSYPYDTLISTSKTIQKSICLRYGLTSSVVRVETMKITFPGNETRIITVVELITVLKPDISQDLKSGFLRTCSMFIYDFDKFCTEAVGLFTDQLEPDEIRVISIPWTYKGSVNYAVLGVSCSYKFQRTLGHPFTLVINSQYKST; encoded by the exons ATGGCGGAGGATGTTAtgttttttcattttcacaATCTCCAGGATGATTTTATTAAATATTACCAGTCAACGAAT AAATACAGGATCGACCAAGTTAAGTTGAGTCGATTGAGTATCTTGTTTGGAGCATCGGCCTTGTACAGGAGAATACAATCAATATTTCCGAATGAAGAACCACAAA AAATTGTTATTTGTGCCCACCTGAAACATTCGAAAATACATGATTTTTACATTATCGCAGCTTCTCTTATATATGGATATCCACTTTTCCATAGTAATTGGCATCGCGATGG CGATGAAAGTTTATCGTACAAAATTCAAGTTGCAAAATGCCGACTTGTTATACTTGACGATGATATGAGCTCAGAATGGATGATTCCtgatgtaaaatatattaaAATATCGGACATATATACGCAATCAATATACAACAAAAGTTTGTCACTTTGTAATTATTTATCACTTGTCGATTCTCTTG GAAAGGAAAAATCTGATTCAAGGATACAAGTTATGCTTGCAAACCAAACTAAACATGTTAGCGAAATAAACATGGACGATCTCTTAATG ATTTCATTTACTGAGGGGAAGTTGAATAGAAAACCAAAGGCTAGACTTATAACATATGGAGAAATGTTTGAACAATTTAAGGAATTAGAATCCCTAAATATGTGGACTAAGGATGAGATGTTGGTTATCTTCATTACGAATCCTACTTATGATTGGATCACATCTACCGTTCTCTATTATTCTTTGTATAGGCCGAATGTTTATGTAcatttcctccaaagaTATATGACAACTTATTGGAAAATTCTTTGGGAAGCCAATGAGCATTCAAAGAATCTATTTTTACAACTAGGAAAATCATATAAA GTATTAAATTTTCTCTATCCTCGGCAGTTGGAAGCTCTTTTTACCTTGGAGGAGGTAGCAAATGAATGTTTATTATTTATGGAAAGTACTTCTGAATTGGCAAAAAACCGCATATCGGAAGGTCTATCTACAAAAATGTATACAACACCGGATTTTTCAAAGACCTTGGAATCTTCCGGGAACATATCTGATATGGGATCAAGTTTACTGGAAAAATCTAGGACATCTGCTATGGATCCGTTAATGAAGAATGATGTTTATCGTTCTCCACTTTTGGACACTAGAATATCGGGTTCATCTATTAGAAATGAGCCATCTGGAACTTCATATTCAAGGAATCAAAGTTCTCCACAATTCGAAAGAACTAAAAACTCTAAATCAGTGTTGTACATTCCGAAGTTACACTTGAAATTTTCCGAATTAAGAAGTGTTTTGTCCGACAAGAATGTTCATTTTTTCCTTTCAGGAACACATACCGAATATAGTTTGT GTGAAATGTTTTTCCGTATGTTTGGTGGGAAAATGCCAGTTACCCTTTTTGGATCCAACGAGATTACACCGATAATAACATTATCAATTCCATCATTTGGAACTATCAACGCTATTAAACATTATAAAAAAGGTGTTTCTAATACCTATGCTGGAAAGAATTACATTGGCCACTACATTGGAACTCCTATTCACAaagattttggagtttCTGTGGTAAAGTCGATTGATCCAAAAGACCCTCAATACATG TCTAAATGTTCTGAAGGAGAACCTGGATTTATTGTTTGCAAGTTAAGAAGGAGGAATCAGATACTATTAAATGACGATTTTACGCATATTGTTACAACTGATGGGACTTATTTAGGATTGGATGATATTGGTTTTTATTACAAATCGCAAGATGGTGAAGAACATTTCTATTGGACTCATACTCTTAATGCTTCAATCACCAGGGATTTATCCTATCCTTATGATACATTGATTTCGACTAGTAAAACTATACAAAAATCAATTTGCCTCAGATATGGACTCACATCTTCAGTAGTTCGTGTAGAAACAATGAAGATCACATTCCCTGGAAATGAAACTAGAATTATTACAGTTGTGGAATTAATCACTGTTCTAAAGCCAGATATTTCTCAAGACTTAAAGTCAGGTTTCCTAAGAACCTGTAGTATGTTTATTTATGACTTTGATAAATTCTGTACAGAAGCTGTCGGATTGTTCACCGACCAACTTGAGCCGGATGAAATAAGGGTTATATCTATACCATGGACTTATAAAGGGAGTGTCAATTATGCTGTTCTAGGGGTGAGTTGTTCCTACAAATTTCAGCGCACTTTAGGACATCCTTTTACACTAGTCATAAATTCACAATATAAATCCACttaa
- a CDS encoding Myb-like DNA-binding domain-containing protein (encoded by transcript BEWA_008180A) has translation METKVLLLQNELKSDSSLLALKSLTDLKNNILSALSNELHHAHRENEIIKTFVDNDIPDYGTISTSTFTSINYTTVHGNEKFLKCEDELGIGPNIVDRGASLVKYGSNEFFELQNIWKNVLNESIEDIKRSIIKDRITKISNSDIETIYNHILKIYNMYFKTVEERENNHKLWLRLKMHTRSRIKFLNELSGEFKDKFGVCDSINTITSIWSKTNGNLSMDSPRTVHKTYDLVHHENSKKDETLVENPSIVDSNTSNLINRNLSNDGLTYNTLSRSTLQSICSSISEDSNLLKLFELTKSIEQFKIAAKHIYMKYGDDLMSYAVFNNVVLFLMQSLHLPTVYNITVEHILNIYGIDPGSMIDLRTFTLMYWEVINSVKFHVEQLYSVNYTMQRNPILFNVNSHMTSFINISDHYNFVKKLTTGKSCTKYLAKEISTGELRVIELICKIPGAPNFDEVISEINHLKQLNDQNLVKYIAAYHDYNTVYVVSEFCRGLSLLNRLQLISKGHSYYTLSFVHIVFVQLIEALLYLHCNNITHGSLTLDKIMLVESESTPQIKLRGYGNNLIFRINYTGYFDFINTGSDQSTMEKIHAAPEALDGRLVQKSNIWSSGIILLLLLTGKFPTENVESPNFMNQVVTMLSNSQIFPCNEHIKDLVCRMLSSNMELRPSALEIANHPWYSLTNLPNEPRNIGHLKSTLNDLLVRNSMKRNIIEILEKQTSFHINKLEKVINALKLASASKDPDIVHSLDFERILMLERLSEDDIFYIIKYTSTKNGKCSIKEFSSACKLWKICEINMLWLTFMKRCKVNGVFYAY, from the exons ATGGAGACCAAAGTTCTATTATTACAAAATGAACTCAAATCTGATTCATCACTCCTGGCCCTTAAATCGTTGACTGATCTAAAAAACAATATATTGAGTGCTCTATCAAATGAGTTACATCATGCACATCGTGAAAATGAGATCATAAAGACATTTGTTGATAATGATATACCAGATT ATGGTACTATATCCACATCAACTTTTACATCAATCAATTATACAACAGTTCATGGGAATGagaaatttttaaaatgcGAAGATGAACTAGGAATTGGACCTAACATAGTTGACAGAGGGGCTTCTCTGGTAAAATATGGTTCTAACGAATTTTTTGAGCtgcaaaatatttggaaaaacGTATTAAATGAGTCAATTGAGGATATCAAAAGGTCCATTATTAAAGATAGAATCACCAAGATCTCTAATTCTGACATTGAAACTATCTATAATCATATTTTGAAGATATATAACATGTATTTTAAAACAGTTGAAGAGAGGGAAAATAATCACAAATTATGGTTGAGACTAAAAATGCATACGCGTTCAAGGATCAAGTTTTTAAATGAACTTTCTGGAGAATTTAAGGATAAATTTGGTGTCTGTGATTCTATAAATACAATCACTTCCATTTGGTCTAAAACTAATGGGAATCTCAGTATGGACTCACCAAGGACTGTTCATAAAACATATGATTTAGTTCACCATGAAAATAgtaaaaaggatgaaacATTGGTTGAAAATCCTTCTATTGTTGATAGCAACACTTCAAATCTCATAAATCGCAATTTGAGTAATGATGGGTTGACATATAATACACTTTCAAGGTCGACATTGCAAAGTATATGTTCTTCAATTTCCGAGGATTCAAATCTTTTAAAACTCTTTGAATTAACAAAATCCATAGaacaatttaaaattgCAGCTAAGCATATTTATATG AAGTACGGAGATGACTTAATGTCATATGCGGTATTCAACAATGTAGTCCTGTTTTTGATGCAATCATTACATCTACCAACTGTTTATA ATATTACGGTTGaacatattttaaatatttatggCATTGATCCTGGATCTATGATAGACTTGAGAACATTTACACTTATG TATTGGGAAGTAATTAACAGTGTAAAATTTCATGTTGAACAATTATATTCGGTAAATTATACAATGCAAAGAAATCCTATACTTTTCAATGTCAATTCTCATATGAcctcatttataaatatttcag ATCATTACAATTTTGTTAAAAAATTGACAACTGGGAAATCTTGCACCAAATATCTTGCCAAAGAAATTAGCACTGGTGAATTGAGAGTAATTGAATTAATTTGCAAGATACCAGGTgctccaaattttgatgaagTAATTTCTGAAATTAACCACCTTAAACAACTAAATGACCAAaatcttgtaaaatatatcGCAGCGTATCACGATTATAATACCGTATATGTTGTTTCAGA GTTTTGCCGAGGGCTGTCATTGTTAAATAGACTACAACTAATTTCAAAGGGGCACTCGTATTATACCCTATCATTTGTTCACATTGTATTTGTGCAACTGATTGAAGCTTTGCTATATTTACATTGTAATAATATCACACATGG TTCTCTGACTCTCGATAAGATCATGCTTGTAGAATCCGAAAGTACCCCTCAAATTAAACTAAGGGGTTACGGTAATAATTTAATATTTCGTATAAACTATACAGGATATTTCGATTTCATAAACACGGGTTCAGATCAATCAACTATGGAAAAAATACATGCTGCTCCCGAAGCATTGGATGGAAGATTAGTTCAAAAAAGTAATATATGGTCATCCGGAATAATATTATTACTTCTACTTACAG GAAAATTTCCAACtgaaaatgtagaatcACCAAATTTCATGAATCAAGTGGTAACTATGCTTTCAAACTCACAGATTTTCCCTTGTAATGAGCACATTAAGGACCTTGTTTGCAGAATGTTATCATCAAATATGGAATTAAGACCTTCTGCCCTGGAAATTGCAAATCATCCATGGTACTCCTTAACGAATTTACCAAATGAACCCAGAAATATTGGTCACCTCAAAAGTACTTTAAAC GACTTGTTGGTAAGAAATAGTATGAAGCGCAACATTATtgagattcttgagaaACAAACATCCTTCCACATAAATAAATTAGAAAAGGTTATCAATGCATTGAAACTAGCGAGTGCATCCAAAGATCCTGATATAGTTCACTCTCTGGATTTTGAACGTATACTAATGCTAGAAAGGTTGTCAGAAGATGATATTTTTTACATTATAAAATACACATCtacaaagaatggaaagtGTTCAATAAAAG AATTTTCTTCTGCTTGCAAATTGTGGAAGATATGCGAAATAAACATGCTTTGGCTCACCTTCATGAAACGATGCAAGGTAAACGGAGTGTTTTACGCATATTAG
- a CDS encoding hypothetical protein (encoded by transcript BEWA_008160A), producing the protein MVKLSRILKKSIVKSNTGPAKVDNVPFASIESFASKGKIQPTIDFSNLDVPNDEIINLKNSSHFDDIEKKRTKIKVIKKNRIISKVGSNKTDTSMVSPKIKEKIRGKVLGRNENTQKQVKVTKPLFSATGEEQVTKKKASDVKVKKTLNKVLSRGKRKREERKESWRRKHTFEAEAKKVIESYKKEDMYGKALGNFVDIQSQLDLVNKSKGSDNKTGPSKNKNTKHTRKIGRMDRKLLQLATTGV; encoded by the coding sequence ATGGTAAAGTTGAGCAGAATCCTTAAAAAGTCCATAGTTAAGTCCAACACTGGTCCAGCCAAGGTTGACAACGTCCCATTTGCAAGTATAGAATCATTTGCCTCAAAAGGGAAGATCCAACCAACAATAGACTTTTCAAACTTAGATGTTCCAAATGATGAGATCATAAACTTGAAGAATTCTTCACATTTCGATGATAttgaaaagaaaaggaCAAAAATAAAGGTTATTAAAAAAAATAGGATTATTTCAAAAGTCGGAAGTAATAAAACAGATACTTCCATGGTAAGCCCAAAGAttaaagaaaaaataaGAGGGAAGGTTTTGGGAAGGAACGAGAACACTCAAAAACAAGTAAAGGTCACGAAACCCCTTTTCTCTGCAACCGGAGAAGAACAAGTTACAAAGAAGAAGGCCTCGGACGTCAAGGTGAAGAAAACCCTCAACAAGGTTTTATCTAGAGGTAAAAGGAAACGTGAAGAACGTAAGGAGTCGTGGAGAAGAAAACATACTTTTGAAGCTGAGGCAAAAAAGGTTATTGAATCTTATAAAAAGGAAGACATGTACGGGAAAGCCTTGGGAAACTTTGTAGATATACAATCGCAATTGGATCTTGTAAATAAATCGAAAGGTTCAGATAACAAGACCGGCCCGTCAAAGAACAAGAATACTAAACACACACGAAAAATCGGCCGAATGGATAGAAAACTATTACAATTAGCTACTACAGGTGTTTAA
- a CDS encoding dihydrofolate reductase/thymidilate synthase, putative (encoded by transcript BEWA_008170A) has protein sequence MCTDFEGCPNVQIVVAVTPKNGIGLKNNLPWPHIKKDFLFLSRITNYIEHEVKKKDQNLQNVVIFGRNTYFSLPPSAAPLKNRINVVISKTVREIPGVLVYETLPLALKKIQEEVKYNKIFILGGSYLYKEAIDSGLCEKIYLTRIAKNYEADVFFPQLPDSYEIVGISKTFGTDDTTFDFVIYEKKNVNKESELPDLDKLILTGEKLTVETPLYKACPSLKIRYNQELQYLDILADILNNGTEKPNRTGINSIAKFGYQMRFDLSESFPLLTTKKVFLRGIIEELIWFIRGSTNGNELLEKNVRIWELNGAREFLDNLGFVDREEHDLGPVYGFQWRHFGAKYVNMHTDYTGQGIDQLSIVIDRIKNNPNDRRLIVCSWNVSDLSKMALPPCHLLFQFFVADGRLSCMMHQRSCDMGLGVPFNIASYALLTCMMAQICELKPGEFVHNLGDAHIYSNHIDAMKEQISRIPYPFPTLRLNKDITRIEDFTLEDVKVENYLSHPAIKMDMAA, from the exons ATGTGTACAGATTTTGAGGGTTGCCCTAACGTTCAGATTGTTGTTGCTGTAACGCCAAAAAATGGAATTGGCCTAAAAAATAATCTCCCGTGGCCACATATAAAGAAAGATTTTCTATTTCTTTCTAGAATCACTAATTACATTGAGCATgaggtgaagaagaaagatCAAAATCTTCAGAACGTTGTTATTTTTGGGCGTAACACATACTTTAGCTTACCACCTTCAGCTGCCCCTCTAAAGAATAGAATAAACGTTGTTATAAGTAAGACAGT GAGAGAAATTCCTGGTGTTCTTGTCTATGAAACACTTCCCCTCGCATTAAAGAAAATTCAGGAGGAGGTAAAATATAACAAGATTTTCATTCTAG GTGGAAGTTACCTCTATAAAGAGGCCATTGATTCTGGATTGTGTGAAAAAATTTATCTTACTCGTATTGCGAAAAACTATGAAGCTGATGTCTTTTTCCCACAACTTCCAGATTCTTATGAGATAGTTGGAATAAGCAAAACGTTTGGTACTGATGATACTACTTTTGATTTCGTGATTTATGAGAagaaaaatgtaaataaGGAAAGCGAACTTCCTGATTTGGACAAGTTGATCCTAACAGGAGAAAAATTGACTGTTGAAACTCCTTTATATAAGGCTTGTCCTAGTTTAAAGATTCGATATAATCAAGAGCTTCAATATTTAGACATACTTGctgatattttaaacaatGGTACAGAAAAACCAAATAGAACTG GAATTAATTCTATTGCTAAGTTTGGTTACCAAATGCGTTTTGATCTTTCTGAATCATTCCCACTATTAACAACAAAAAAGGTTTTCCTGAGAGG TATAATCGAGGAGCTTATTTGGTTTATTCGTGGAAGTACCAATGGAAATGAGTTATTGGAGAAAAATGTGAGAATATGGGAGTTAAATGGTGCCAGAGAGTTCTTAGACAACCTAGGATTTGTCGATAGGGAAGAGCATGATTTGG GCCCTGTTTATGGATTTCAATGGCGTCATTTTGGTGCAAAATACGTAAACATGCATACCGACTATAC gGGTCAAGGAATAGACCAATTGAGTATTGTAATTGATAGAATCAAGAACAATCCCAATGACAGAAGGTTGATAGTTTGCTCATGGAACGTTTCAG ATTTGTCAAAGATGGCACTACCACCATGTCACCTGTTATTTCAATTTTTTGTGGCAGACGGCCGTTTGTCATGTATGATGCATCAAAGATCTTGTGATATGGGTTTGGGTGTACCATTTAATATTGCATCCTACGCGCTATTAACATGCATGATGGCACAG ATTTGTGAACTTAAACCAGGGGAGTTCGTACACAATTTGGGAGATGCACATATATACTCCAACCATATTGATGCAATGAAGGAACAGATAAGTAGAATACCATATCCATTTCCTACGTTGAGGTTAAACAAAGATATAACGAGAATAGAAGACTTCACACTTGAAGATGTTAAAGTAGAAAACTATTTGTCTCATCCAGCCATTAAAATGGATATGGCTGCATAA